One Falco naumanni isolate bFalNau1 chromosome 12, bFalNau1.pat, whole genome shotgun sequence genomic region harbors:
- the LOC121096463 gene encoding uncharacterized protein LOC121096463, translating into MPTIIIVSTLSMLCSSSKVPSALTPSCFSKGKLAPGSQPSVQLCSSQSATNLEAGRNPTKKYILKFSCTSSLAPRTRSKRRKDTVFAETQKITGAFGLQWLRLPGLWHRLERRRPTASCPNYLAILIYSQLLYFLGAYLFSVGNLLQATCCSHSVIMALPGSCHVLQQRMDQSTWPSAVTRERCSISDVGICCRASDRISAEQSPLCMPV; encoded by the exons ATGCCAACTATAATAATAGTGTCAACGTTAAGTATGCTGTGTTCTTCCTCCAAGGTACCGAGTGCTCTGACTCCCTCCTGTTTCAGCAAAGGGAAACTAGCCCCAGGATCACAGCCTTCGGTTCAGCTCTGCTCAAGCCAGAGTGCCACCAATCTTG aggcaggcagaaacCCAACCAAGAAGTACATCCTGAAGTTCAGTTGTACCAGCTCCTTGGCTCCCAGAACAAG gagtaaaagaagaaaagatacagTATTTGcagagacacagaaaataaCAGGGGCATTCGGCCTCCAGTGGCTACGACTACCAG GTCTGTGGCACCgcttggagaggaggagacCAACAGCGAGCTGTCCGAATTACTTGGCGATACTAATCTACTCTcagcttctgtatttcttgggTGCTTATCTCTTCAGCGTGGGAAACTTGCTGCAAGCGACCTGTTGTTCACATTCAGTGATTATGGCACTTCCAGGCAGTTGCCATGTCCTGCAGCAAAGGATGGACCAGAGCACATGGCCCTCTGCTGTCACTAGGGAAAGGTGTAGCATCTCAGATGTGGGCATCTGCTGCAGAGCATCTGACAGGATTTCGGCAGAGCAGAGTCCTTTGTGCATGCCTGTTTGA